From the Arvicola amphibius chromosome 2, mArvAmp1.2, whole genome shotgun sequence genome, one window contains:
- the Morn2 gene encoding MORN repeat-containing protein 2 has translation MNGFGRLEHFSGAVYEGQFKNNMFHGLGTYTFPTGAKYTGNFNENRVEGEGEYTDIQGLQWSGTFHFTAAPGLRLKLYM, from the exons ATGAATGGCTTTGGGAGACTTGAGCATTTTTCAGGAGCTGTGTATGAAGGACAATTTAAGAACAATATGTTTCATGGACTGGGGACTTATACATTCCCAACTGGGGCAAAGTACACTGGAAATTTCAATGAAAACAG GGTAGAAGGTGAGGGCGAATACACGGACATCCAAGGCCTTCAGTGGAGTGGCACCTTCCACTTCACAGCTGCTCCTGGCCTGAGACTGAAGCTCTACATGTAG